The Desulfuromonas versatilis genome has a segment encoding these proteins:
- the murB gene encoding UDP-N-acetylmuramate dehydrogenase, with protein sequence MSQTLFESLKLALDGNLLCGEPMARHTTWRVGGPADLFLAPAGRPQLLEALRLLAAAGVPWQVVGAGSNLLVRDGGIRGAVIHLGRFRELSFGQAGEVVAGGGLPLMTLIRQSAERGLAGLEGLAGIPGTVGGGVAMNAGAGGQQLSDVVREVVLAGPRGEETWEAGKLQFGYRHSVVPSDRVVVEARMQFRPAAPAALAEEIRSRLAHRGQAHRVGGPNAGSVFKNPPGHQAWKLIDQAGLRGAREGGAQVAERHTNFIVNTGGATAGDIVRLMARIQTEVKSQTGIELEPEVKILGE encoded by the coding sequence TTGTCGCAGACGCTCTTTGAAAGCCTGAAGCTTGCCCTGGATGGCAACCTGCTGTGCGGCGAACCCATGGCCCGCCACACCACCTGGCGGGTCGGCGGGCCTGCCGACCTGTTTCTGGCACCCGCCGGCCGGCCTCAGCTGCTGGAGGCCCTGCGGCTGCTCGCCGCGGCAGGGGTCCCCTGGCAAGTGGTCGGTGCCGGCAGCAACCTGCTGGTCCGCGACGGTGGCATCCGTGGCGCGGTGATCCACCTGGGCCGCTTCCGCGAGCTGAGTTTTGGCCAGGCGGGCGAGGTGGTGGCCGGCGGCGGCCTGCCCCTGATGACCCTGATCCGCCAGAGTGCCGAACGCGGCCTGGCCGGCCTGGAAGGGCTGGCCGGCATTCCCGGCACCGTCGGCGGAGGGGTGGCGATGAACGCCGGGGCCGGGGGGCAGCAGCTTTCGGACGTGGTCCGTGAGGTCGTCCTTGCCGGTCCCCGGGGCGAGGAAACCTGGGAGGCTGGAAAACTGCAGTTCGGCTACCGGCATTCCGTCGTTCCCAGCGACCGGGTGGTGGTGGAAGCCCGGATGCAATTCCGGCCCGCCGCTCCCGCTGCCCTGGCGGAAGAGATCCGCAGCCGCCTCGCCCATCGGGGGCAGGCTCACCGGGTCGGGGGACCCAACGCCGGCTCGGTGTTCAAGAACCCGCCGGGGCACCAGGCCTGGAAGCTCATCGACCAGGCCGGTCTGCGCGGAGCGCGCGAGGGCGGAGCGCAGGTTGCGGAGCGGCATACCAATTTCATCGTCAACACCGGCGGCGCCACCGCCGGGGATATCGTCAGGCTGATGGCGCGCATTCAAACGGAAGTCAAAAGCCAGACCGGCATCGAATTGGAGCCGGAAGTGAAAATCCTCGGAGAGTAA
- the ftsW gene encoding putative lipid II flippase FtsW, whose translation MELRKGFDNSILLLAVVLTCFGVVMVYSSSSIMAAKRYADGFHFLKRQGLFAVAGMLIMVAAMHVDYHRLRKFAVPFLLFCFALLVAVLIPGIGSNAGGASRWIRLGGFNVQPAELAKIALVVYMAHSLSKKKEKIKSFKLGFIPYMVVLAALLALLLKQPDLGSAMTLGGVAMVMLLVAGARLSYLVSLVILALPFLYFLVMNVDYRRKRILAFLNPWEDPTNTGFQIIQSWIAFGTGGLFGNGLGEGKQKLFFLPEAHTDFIFAVVGEELGYAGVLVISAMFLVLVMRGMRTALHAPDDFGRYLAFGLTLLLGLEAFVNIAVVLGMLPTKGLALPFLSYGGTSLFCTLGAVGVLLNISSQAPGEVR comes from the coding sequence ATGGAGCTGAGGAAGGGGTTTGACAATTCGATTCTCCTGCTGGCGGTGGTGCTCACCTGCTTCGGGGTGGTCATGGTCTACTCGTCCTCCTCGATCATGGCGGCCAAGCGCTACGCCGACGGTTTCCACTTCCTCAAGCGCCAGGGGCTCTTCGCCGTGGCGGGGATGCTGATCATGGTCGCGGCCATGCACGTCGACTACCACCGGCTGCGCAAGTTCGCGGTGCCGTTCCTGCTTTTCTGCTTCGCCCTGCTGGTGGCTGTGCTGATCCCCGGGATCGGCTCCAATGCCGGCGGCGCGTCGCGTTGGATCCGCCTGGGCGGTTTCAACGTGCAGCCTGCCGAACTGGCCAAAATCGCCCTGGTGGTCTACATGGCCCATTCGCTCTCCAAGAAGAAGGAGAAGATCAAAAGCTTCAAGCTCGGCTTCATCCCCTACATGGTGGTGCTGGCGGCCCTGCTGGCGCTGCTGCTCAAGCAGCCGGACCTGGGCAGCGCCATGACCCTGGGTGGCGTGGCCATGGTGATGCTGCTGGTCGCCGGCGCCCGGCTCTCCTACCTGGTTTCCCTGGTGATCCTGGCCCTGCCGTTTCTCTACTTCCTGGTCATGAACGTCGACTACCGGCGCAAGCGCATCCTCGCCTTCCTCAATCCCTGGGAGGATCCCACCAACACCGGTTTTCAGATCATCCAGAGCTGGATCGCCTTCGGCACCGGCGGCCTGTTCGGCAACGGGCTGGGGGAAGGCAAGCAGAAGCTGTTCTTTCTTCCCGAGGCGCACACCGACTTTATCTTTGCCGTGGTCGGCGAGGAGCTCGGGTATGCGGGGGTGCTGGTGATCAGCGCCATGTTCCTGGTCCTGGTGATGCGCGGCATGCGCACCGCGCTGCACGCTCCCGACGATTTCGGGCGCTATCTGGCTTTCGGCCTGACCCTGCTGCTGGGCCTGGAGGCCTTTGTCAACATCGCGGTTGTCCTGGGGATGCTGCCCACCAAGGGATTGGCGCTGCCGTTTCTGTCCTACGGGGGGACCAGCCTGTTCTGTACGCTGGGGGCCGTGGGGGTGCTGCTCAACATCTCCAGCCAGGCGCCGGGGGAGGTCCGATGA
- the mraY gene encoding phospho-N-acetylmuramoyl-pentapeptide-transferase: protein MLYHLLYPLHTEFSVLYIFRFITFRTIYATITALVISFILGPWLINKLSSLQIGQSIRKVGPESHFKKEGTPTMGGTLILLAIVLPTLLWADLTNLYVWLTLLVTVGYGAIGFVDDYRKVKLRNSDGLSARQKMFWQLLIAFAVGLALSLYPPFKTTLALPFFKGVLPDLGMFYIPFAMLVIVGASNAVNLTDGLDGLAIGPMIIASGTYLLFAYVAGHARVSEYLQISPVPGAGELSVLCGAMVGAGLGFLWFNSYPAQVFMGDVGSLSLGGSLGTIAVITKQEVVLVIVGGIFVVEALSVIFQVTSFRLWGKRIFRMAPIHHHFELKGWPEPKIIVRFWIISIILALVALSTLKLR, encoded by the coding sequence ATGCTTTATCACTTGCTTTATCCCCTGCATACCGAATTTTCGGTGCTGTATATTTTCCGGTTCATCACCTTCCGGACCATTTACGCCACCATCACGGCCCTGGTAATCTCTTTTATCCTTGGGCCGTGGCTGATCAACAAGCTCTCCAGCCTGCAGATCGGGCAGAGCATTCGCAAGGTTGGGCCGGAGTCGCACTTCAAAAAGGAAGGGACGCCGACCATGGGCGGGACGCTGATCCTGCTGGCCATCGTCCTGCCGACCCTGCTCTGGGCCGACCTGACCAACCTCTATGTCTGGCTGACCCTGTTGGTCACGGTGGGCTACGGCGCCATCGGCTTCGTGGATGACTACCGCAAGGTCAAGCTGAGGAACAGCGACGGTCTCTCGGCCCGGCAGAAGATGTTCTGGCAGCTGCTGATCGCCTTTGCGGTAGGCTTGGCGCTGTCCCTGTATCCGCCGTTCAAGACCACCCTGGCGCTGCCGTTTTTCAAGGGGGTCCTGCCGGATCTGGGGATGTTTTACATCCCCTTCGCCATGCTGGTGATCGTCGGCGCCAGCAACGCCGTCAACCTGACCGACGGGCTGGACGGGCTGGCCATCGGCCCGATGATTATCGCATCGGGGACCTACCTGCTGTTTGCCTACGTGGCGGGCCACGCGCGGGTTTCCGAATACCTGCAGATCAGTCCGGTGCCCGGGGCCGGCGAGCTCTCGGTGCTGTGCGGGGCAATGGTCGGGGCGGGGCTGGGGTTTCTCTGGTTCAACAGCTACCCGGCCCAGGTCTTTATGGGGGATGTCGGCAGCCTCTCCCTGGGCGGCTCGCTGGGGACCATCGCGGTCATCACCAAGCAGGAAGTGGTCCTGGTGATCGTCGGCGGCATCTTCGTGGTGGAGGCGCTTTCGGTCATTTTTCAAGTGACCTCCTTCCGGCTTTGGGGGAAGCGGATCTTCCGCATGGCGCCGATCCATCACCATTTCGAGCTCAAAGGGTGGCCGGAGCCGAAGATCATCGTGCGGTTCTGGATCATCAGCATCATCCTGGCCCTGGTGGCCCTTTCGACCCTGAAGCTGAGGTAG
- a CDS encoding UDP-N-acetylmuramoyl-tripeptide--D-alanyl-D-alanine ligase produces the protein MNIDIQKIAQVTRGRLAPAGARTVITGISTDSRTIKPGELFIPLRGPNFDGHDFLVRALRNGAVACLSEEVIAGLPVPVIQVEDTLRALGDLAADKRRGFDGPVIAVTGSSGKTTTKEMLGAIMNLTGPGLKTEGNFNNLVGLPQTLFRLQPEHRWMVLEMGMSARGEIARLAEIGAPDVGVITNVAEAHLETLHGLDGVARAKGELFAALKPGGTAVINADDDRVVLIPVANGVRKLLFGTGGPAEVRATDIQVSRDRVDFRLQLPTGEFSVALQVAGRHNVANALAAAAAAFAIGISGELIARGLGLFRPSKGRMETVELRDGVLMLEDTYNANPLAVKAALQTLDEMGGEGRRIAVLGDMLELGEASAKLHSEVGMAAARRVDQLILLGTMAEHTAEGARRGGMPAERVLVLASHEEAVNRLRALLLPGDRVLVKGSRGMRMEKISAALRETEACLAAGNC, from the coding sequence ATGAACATCGACATCCAGAAAATTGCCCAGGTCACCCGCGGACGGCTGGCCCCGGCGGGAGCCAGGACGGTGATCACCGGGATCTCCACCGACAGCCGGACCATCAAGCCGGGCGAACTTTTTATCCCCTTGCGGGGCCCGAACTTCGACGGCCACGATTTCCTGGTCAGGGCCCTGCGCAACGGTGCAGTCGCCTGCCTCAGCGAGGAGGTCATCGCCGGGCTGCCGGTGCCCGTTATCCAGGTGGAAGACACCCTGCGGGCCCTCGGCGACCTGGCGGCGGATAAGCGGCGGGGCTTCGACGGCCCGGTCATCGCGGTAACGGGATCTTCCGGCAAGACCACCACCAAGGAGATGCTCGGGGCCATCATGAACCTGACCGGGCCGGGGCTCAAGACCGAGGGGAACTTCAACAACCTGGTCGGGCTGCCGCAGACCCTGTTTCGGCTTCAGCCCGAGCACCGCTGGATGGTGCTGGAGATGGGGATGAGCGCGCGGGGGGAGATTGCCCGCCTGGCCGAGATCGGCGCCCCGGATGTCGGGGTCATCACCAATGTGGCCGAGGCGCACCTGGAGACCCTGCATGGGCTCGACGGCGTGGCCCGCGCCAAGGGCGAGTTGTTCGCCGCCCTCAAGCCCGGGGGGACCGCGGTGATCAATGCCGACGATGATCGGGTGGTGCTGATCCCCGTGGCCAACGGGGTGCGAAAGCTGCTGTTCGGCACGGGCGGACCCGCCGAGGTGCGGGCCACGGACATCCAGGTGAGCCGGGACCGGGTGGATTTTCGCCTGCAGTTGCCGACCGGGGAATTCTCCGTAGCGCTGCAGGTGGCCGGCCGGCACAACGTGGCCAACGCCCTGGCCGCGGCTGCCGCCGCCTTCGCCATCGGCATCAGCGGAGAGCTCATCGCCCGGGGGCTGGGTCTTTTCCGTCCCAGCAAGGGACGGATGGAAACGGTGGAGCTGCGCGACGGGGTGCTGATGCTCGAGGACACCTACAACGCCAACCCGCTTGCGGTAAAGGCGGCCCTGCAGACCCTGGATGAAATGGGTGGTGAGGGGCGGCGCATCGCGGTGCTGGGGGATATGCTCGAACTGGGCGAAGCCTCCGCCAAGCTGCATTCGGAGGTCGGCATGGCCGCGGCACGGCGCGTGGACCAGCTGATCCTGCTCGGGACCATGGCGGAACATACGGCCGAAGGGGCTCGCCGCGGCGGTATGCCCGCTGAGCGGGTGCTGGTGCTGGCGAGCCACGAAGAGGCGGTCAACCGCCTGCGCGCCCTGCTGCTGCCCGGGGACCGGGTGCTGGTGAAAGGGTCGCGCGGCATGCGCATGGAGAAGATCAGCGCGGCCCTGCGTGAAACCGAAGCCTGCCTGGCGGCGGGCAACTGCTAG
- a CDS encoding D-alanine--D-alanine ligase codes for MTRSELKKKRIGVLMGGLSAEREISLRTGRAVLGALQQSGFQAVEIDAGRNLAARLVEEAVEVAFIALHGRFGEDGTVQGLLEILGIPYTGSGVLASSVAMDKVTTKKLLLYHELPTPAFEAYRRGEDQTRLLDRCRHFPLVVKPAREGSTIGVSIVRNPEELQRGLSEALKCDDLILVEDFIQGREVTVSILNGQVLPIIQVVPKGGFYDYQAKYTAGQTEYLLPAPLDGVLYDRIQQMALAAYRVLGCAGAARVDFMVREKEFFCLEVNTIPGMTETSLLPKAAGHEGISFAELVLRMLEDAALGK; via the coding sequence ATGACCCGCAGCGAATTGAAGAAAAAACGAATCGGTGTCCTCATGGGCGGACTGTCCGCCGAGCGGGAGATTTCCCTGCGCACCGGCCGGGCGGTGCTTGGCGCCCTGCAGCAGTCCGGCTTCCAGGCGGTGGAAATCGACGCCGGCCGCAATCTCGCGGCACGCCTGGTGGAGGAGGCGGTGGAGGTCGCCTTTATCGCCCTGCACGGGCGTTTCGGCGAGGATGGCACGGTCCAGGGCCTGCTGGAGATCCTCGGCATCCCCTACACCGGCAGCGGGGTGCTCGCCTCGAGCGTGGCCATGGACAAGGTGACCACCAAGAAGCTGCTGCTCTATCATGAGCTGCCCACCCCGGCTTTCGAAGCCTACCGGCGCGGCGAGGACCAGACCAGGCTGCTGGATCGCTGCCGGCATTTTCCCCTGGTGGTCAAGCCGGCCCGGGAGGGCTCGACCATCGGGGTCAGCATCGTGCGCAACCCCGAAGAACTGCAGCGGGGGCTGAGCGAGGCCCTGAAATGCGATGACCTAATCCTGGTGGAGGACTTCATCCAGGGGCGGGAGGTCACGGTCAGCATCCTCAACGGCCAGGTGCTGCCCATCATCCAGGTGGTGCCCAAGGGCGGTTTCTACGACTACCAGGCCAAGTACACCGCCGGGCAGACCGAATACCTGCTGCCCGCCCCCCTTGACGGGGTGCTGTACGACCGCATCCAGCAGATGGCGCTGGCCGCCTACCGGGTGCTGGGATGTGCCGGGGCCGCAAGAGTCGATTTCATGGTGCGGGAGAAGGAGTTTTTCTGCCTCGAGGTGAACACCATCCCCGGGATGACGGAAACCAGCCTGCTGCCCAAGGCCGCAGGCCATGAGGGGATTTCATTCGCGGAGTTGGTGCTGCGCATGCTGGAAGACGCGGCCCTGGGAAAGTAG
- the murG gene encoding undecaprenyldiphospho-muramoylpentapeptide beta-N-acetylglucosaminyltransferase — translation MRLLLAGGGTGGHLFPAVALAQRLLETDPGSEVLFVGTQRGIEARTLPALGLPLRTVDIGGFVGKGWLKQLAVGPQLAKSIWQSLTIITGFKPDVVVGVGGYASGPALVAAKLKGLPVLIHEQNAWPGLTNRLLARWTDRICLSFSESDRAFHHGRTVLTGNPLRKGMDDCPPIPAAQPLLLVFGGSRGARAINDAMVETLAHLAPLKGKFEILHQTGTEDLERVRAGYREAGWNPDSAVPFIQDMAAAYARAHLVLCRAGATTIAELTACGRPSILVPYPYAAADHQTANAQALASKGAGLLLPQSDLNAELLGRMIGDLFHDRERLLSMAGAAFSVGKRGAADLILQECRAIIKKSGW, via the coding sequence ATGAGGTTGCTGCTTGCCGGTGGCGGCACCGGCGGACACCTGTTTCCCGCTGTGGCATTGGCCCAGCGGCTGCTGGAGACCGATCCCGGCTCCGAGGTGCTTTTCGTGGGCACGCAGCGGGGGATCGAGGCGCGCACCCTGCCCGCGCTGGGGCTGCCGCTGCGGACGGTGGACATCGGCGGCTTTGTCGGCAAGGGCTGGCTGAAGCAGTTGGCGGTGGGGCCGCAGCTGGCCAAAAGCATCTGGCAGTCCCTGACCATCATCACCGGTTTCAAGCCCGATGTGGTGGTCGGCGTCGGCGGCTATGCCTCGGGGCCGGCGCTGGTGGCGGCCAAGCTCAAAGGGTTGCCGGTGCTGATTCACGAACAGAATGCCTGGCCGGGTTTGACCAACCGGCTGCTGGCCCGCTGGACGGATCGGATCTGTCTCTCCTTCAGCGAGTCCGACCGTGCCTTCCATCACGGCCGCACCGTGCTGACCGGCAACCCCCTGCGCAAGGGGATGGATGACTGTCCGCCGATTCCGGCCGCGCAGCCGCTGCTGCTGGTTTTCGGCGGCAGCCGTGGAGCGCGGGCGATCAACGACGCGATGGTGGAAACCCTGGCCCATCTCGCACCGCTCAAGGGAAAATTTGAGATCCTGCACCAGACCGGAACCGAAGACCTGGAGAGGGTTCGGGCGGGGTACCGCGAGGCGGGCTGGAATCCGGATTCGGCAGTGCCCTTCATCCAGGACATGGCGGCGGCCTACGCCCGGGCCCACCTGGTGCTGTGCCGGGCCGGCGCCACCACCATCGCCGAACTGACCGCCTGCGGACGCCCCTCGATCCTGGTCCCCTATCCCTACGCGGCGGCCGATCATCAGACGGCCAATGCCCAGGCGCTGGCCAGCAAGGGAGCGGGACTGCTGCTGCCCCAGAGCGACCTGAACGCCGAACTGCTGGGACGAATGATCGGCGATCTGTTCCACGACCGCGAGCGCCTGCTGTCCATGGCCGGAGCGGCATTTTCTGTCGGCAAGCGTGGTGCCGCCGACCTGATTTTGCAGGAGTGCCGCGCCATCATCAAAAAGAGCGGCTGGTAG
- the murC gene encoding UDP-N-acetylmuramate--L-alanine ligase: MYGKISKIHFIGIGGIGMSGIAEVLLNLGYQVSGSDLKESEITQRLASLGGTIHFGHRPENLGEADVVVTSTAVRASNPEVLEAHRRLIPVIPRAEMLAELMRMKYGIAVAGTHGKTTTTSMVATVLSHGGIDPTSVIGGRLDLLGSNAKLGQGKFLVAEADESDGSFLHLSPTIAVVTNIDADHLDFYRDLEQIKDTFVDFINKVPFYGLAVLCLDDPNIQEIIPRVKKRFTTYGLSSQADIRATAIEHREGTTSFTVHRREETLGRVCFRMPGRHNVLNALATVAVALELNLPFATIAEGFKDFGGVQRRFQVKFDQGGIMVVDDYGHHPAEIKATLAAARSGWDRRVIAVFQPHRYSRTKALLGDFETAFYQADHLVVTDIYAAGEDPIEGVDAALLASGIAGHGHKDVRHIADFNAIASHLLAMVREGDIVITLGAGNVWQVGEQLIRLLREKQ, encoded by the coding sequence ATGTACGGAAAAATAAGCAAAATACATTTTATCGGGATCGGCGGCATCGGCATGAGCGGCATCGCTGAAGTACTGCTCAACCTGGGTTACCAGGTCTCCGGCTCCGATTTGAAGGAATCCGAAATCACTCAGCGCCTGGCCAGCCTGGGCGGGACCATCCATTTCGGGCATCGTCCGGAAAATCTCGGCGAGGCCGATGTGGTAGTCACCTCCACCGCGGTAAGGGCCAGCAACCCCGAAGTGCTCGAGGCCCATCGGCGGCTGATCCCGGTCATCCCCCGGGCCGAAATGCTGGCCGAACTGATGCGCATGAAATATGGCATCGCGGTGGCCGGGACCCACGGCAAGACCACCACCACCAGCATGGTCGCGACGGTCCTGTCCCACGGCGGCATCGACCCCACTTCGGTCATCGGCGGCCGGCTCGACCTGCTCGGCTCCAACGCCAAACTGGGCCAGGGCAAGTTCCTGGTCGCCGAGGCCGACGAATCGGATGGCTCCTTCCTGCACCTGTCGCCGACCATCGCGGTGGTCACCAACATCGATGCCGACCACCTCGACTTCTACCGTGATCTGGAGCAGATCAAGGACACCTTCGTCGACTTCATCAACAAGGTCCCTTTCTACGGGCTGGCCGTGCTCTGCCTGGATGATCCGAACATCCAGGAGATCATCCCGCGGGTGAAGAAGCGCTTCACCACTTACGGGCTATCCAGCCAGGCCGATATCCGCGCCACCGCCATCGAGCACCGCGAGGGGACCACCTCCTTCACCGTGCACCGCCGGGAGGAGACCCTGGGCCGGGTCTGTTTCCGCATGCCCGGGCGGCACAACGTGCTCAACGCCCTGGCCACGGTGGCCGTGGCCCTGGAGCTCAACCTCCCCTTTGCCACCATCGCCGAGGGTTTCAAGGACTTCGGCGGGGTGCAGCGCCGCTTTCAGGTCAAGTTCGATCAGGGCGGCATCATGGTGGTGGACGATTACGGCCATCACCCCGCGGAAATCAAGGCGACCCTGGCAGCGGCCCGCTCCGGTTGGGACCGGCGGGTGATCGCGGTGTTCCAGCCCCATCGCTACAGCCGCACCAAGGCGTTGCTGGGAGATTTCGAAACCGCCTTCTACCAGGCCGACCACCTGGTGGTCACCGACATCTACGCCGCGGGCGAGGACCCCATCGAGGGGGTGGATGCCGCTCTTCTCGCCAGCGGAATTGCCGGGCATGGCCACAAGGACGTACGGCATATCGCCGATTTCAATGCCATCGCCTCCCATCTGCTGGCGATGGTCCGGGAGGGGGATATCGTCATCACCCTCGGCGCCGGCAACGTCTGGCAGGTCGGCGAGCAGCTGATCCGGTTGTTGAGGGAAAAGCAGTAA
- the murD gene encoding UDP-N-acetylmuramoyl-L-alanine--D-glutamate ligase: MRREYSGKQIVVVGAGRTGLALSAYFRERGAAVTLSDSRSAERIGDLEPLRRLGVALDLGGHSETLFSSADLVAISPGVPLSVPAVAAAAERGIPVLGEIEVAWAELEAPLAAITGTNGKSTTTSVMGEIFQGWGKKTFVGGNLGTPLIEAAVQGDWQWLVAELSSFQLEAIRDFRPRYALLLNITEDHLDRYPDMAAYVAAKARIFENQTEADVAVLNAEDALALEAAAGCRARRVLFSSDKALPEGMGYEAGEIVWRWQGREWRFAVSQLKLKGLHNVENVMAAMIPPLLEGCPPELAWRAACGFGGLAHRMVPVRTLEGVTWYNDSKGTNVGSVVKSLAGLSAPVTLIAGGKDKGGDYGALAELVREKVAHLVLIGQAAERIASVLGGLTHTLRCASLQEAVLKARELTPPGGAVLLSPGCSSFDMFTSFEERGEVFTRAVLALSEQKVV; the protein is encoded by the coding sequence ATGCGGCGCGAGTATTCGGGAAAACAGATCGTGGTGGTAGGGGCCGGGCGCACGGGGCTGGCGCTGTCGGCGTACTTCCGCGAGCGCGGCGCCGCTGTCACCCTCTCCGACAGCCGCTCGGCCGAGCGGATCGGCGACCTGGAACCGCTGCGGCGGCTCGGCGTAGCGCTGGACCTTGGCGGCCACAGCGAGACTCTGTTCTCCTCCGCCGACCTGGTGGCAATCAGCCCCGGCGTCCCCCTGAGCGTTCCGGCGGTGGCCGCCGCGGCAGAGCGGGGGATCCCGGTGCTCGGCGAGATCGAGGTGGCCTGGGCAGAGCTCGAGGCGCCCCTGGCGGCGATCACCGGGACCAACGGCAAATCCACCACCACCAGCGTGATGGGGGAGATCTTCCAGGGCTGGGGCAAAAAGACCTTTGTCGGTGGCAACCTCGGCACCCCGCTGATCGAGGCCGCTGTTCAGGGCGACTGGCAGTGGCTGGTCGCCGAACTCTCATCCTTCCAGCTCGAGGCGATCCGGGATTTTCGCCCCCGCTATGCGCTGCTGCTCAACATCACCGAGGACCACCTCGACCGCTATCCCGACATGGCGGCCTACGTCGCGGCCAAGGCGCGGATCTTCGAGAACCAGACCGAGGCCGACGTCGCCGTGCTCAACGCCGAAGACGCGCTGGCGCTGGAAGCGGCCGCCGGCTGCCGTGCCCGCCGGGTGCTGTTCTCATCGGACAAGGCTCTGCCCGAGGGGATGGGTTACGAGGCCGGCGAGATCGTCTGGCGCTGGCAGGGCCGCGAGTGGCGCTTCGCCGTCTCGCAGCTCAAGCTCAAGGGTCTGCACAACGTGGAAAACGTCATGGCCGCCATGATTCCGCCGCTGCTCGAGGGCTGCCCCCCCGAGCTGGCCTGGCGGGCGGCCTGCGGCTTCGGCGGTCTGGCCCATCGCATGGTGCCGGTGCGCACCCTGGAGGGGGTGACCTGGTACAACGATTCCAAGGGGACCAACGTCGGCAGCGTGGTCAAGAGCCTGGCCGGGCTCTCGGCGCCGGTGACCCTGATTGCCGGCGGCAAGGACAAGGGGGGCGATTACGGTGCGCTGGCCGAGCTGGTCCGCGAGAAGGTGGCCCACCTGGTGCTGATCGGGCAGGCCGCCGAGCGAATCGCCTCGGTGCTGGGCGGGTTAACTCACACGCTGCGCTGCGCAAGCCTGCAGGAGGCGGTGCTCAAGGCGCGGGAGCTGACTCCCCCCGGCGGCGCCGTGCTGCTTTCGCCGGGCTGCAGCAGCTTCGATATGTTCACCAGCTTCGAGGAGCGCGGCGAGGTGTTTACCCGCGCGGTCCTGGCGCTCTCCGAGCAGAAGGTGGTCTGA
- a CDS encoding cell division protein FtsQ/DivIB, with translation MRDLKAQSQTKVKVKANRRKREKKPRNWKKFFHVLLTATVRLGSVVLLVSGAFLVGQMLFQSGYFNVERVRVSGQNKVSEEAILAQSDIALGTNIFDLDLEMIGSKIAENPWIASAQVERAFPREVLIRVSEHEPKAIVNLDHLYYVDAEGEVFKTLVPSDSLDYPVITGIDRKWLLERPEEARRMLGDALALALALSNRSRFNLAQVSELHVDATEGLVLYTLVGGIPVHMGFGNFDIKLDRLEHIYPELAPRLLGLKYIDLNVTDRVIVKLDPRMVSGKG, from the coding sequence GTGAGGGATCTGAAAGCCCAGAGTCAGACCAAGGTCAAGGTCAAGGCAAACCGCCGCAAGCGTGAGAAAAAGCCGCGCAACTGGAAGAAGTTCTTTCATGTGCTGCTGACCGCCACGGTGCGCCTCGGATCGGTGGTTCTGCTGGTCAGCGGGGCCTTCCTGGTCGGGCAGATGCTCTTTCAGTCCGGGTATTTCAATGTGGAGCGGGTGCGGGTTTCGGGGCAAAATAAGGTGAGCGAGGAGGCGATCCTGGCCCAGTCCGACATCGCGCTGGGGACCAACATCTTCGATCTCGACCTCGAGATGATCGGCAGCAAGATCGCCGAAAACCCCTGGATCGCCTCGGCGCAGGTTGAACGGGCTTTCCCCCGGGAGGTGCTGATTCGAGTCAGCGAGCATGAACCGAAGGCGATCGTCAATCTCGACCATCTGTATTACGTGGATGCCGAAGGCGAGGTCTTCAAGACCCTGGTTCCTTCGGACAGCCTCGATTATCCGGTGATTACCGGAATCGACCGCAAATGGCTGCTGGAGCGCCCGGAGGAGGCGCGGCGGATGCTCGGCGATGCCCTGGCCCTGGCCCTGGCTCTTTCAAACCGCAGCCGCTTCAACCTGGCCCAGGTCTCCGAACTGCATGTCGACGCCACCGAGGGACTGGTTCTGTACACCCTGGTCGGGGGAATCCCGGTGCACATGGGGTTTGGCAATTTCGACATCAAACTGGATAGGCTGGAACATATATATCCTGAGCTTGCCCCCCGCCTGTTGGGGCTGAAGTACATCGATCTGAACGTGACCGACCGGGTCATTGTCAAGCTCGATCCCAGGATGGTTTCGGGCAAAGGGTAG